A section of the Glandiceps talaboti chromosome 8, keGlaTala1.1, whole genome shotgun sequence genome encodes:
- the LOC144439148 gene encoding 1-phosphatidylinositol phosphodiesterase-like has product MGNKLDSTIAKHPENTLPNWMKSIPDDTLVPDISIPGTHGSVSCYGMNNKCQHWPLYSQLKAGVRFIDIGCRHYGHRFAIHEGTNFQNTMFTPVVTEVVKFLENYESETVLFHVREEAIPHQTVQPMIDTLQSYFSFYPGHIKENMTMGLGKIKLGQVRGKVIFIPNFDDQSLEPYASINVVGKRSIVRSLSDLDIGKRWDEIQTNLRKAISGKAEDAFLTICGGNCGFIHCPSPYAISGPIQDHLDRFLKGLGGTRQRLGIIAMDFPREDLIHAVIETNNIEK; this is encoded by the coding sequence ATGGGGAACAAACTTGATAGCACCATCGCTAAACATCCTGAAAATACCTTGCCAAACTGGATGAAATCGATCCCAGACGACACTCTGGTGCCAGACATATCTATTCCTGGTACCCATGGTTCGGTCAGTTGTTACGGCATGAACAACAAGTGTCAGCATTGGCCTCTCTACTCGCAGCTGAAAGCTGGTGTCAGATTTATTGACATTGGTTGTAGACACTACGGACACCGCTTTGCAATCCATGAAGGCACGAATTTCCAGAATACTATGTTCACGCCTGTAGTTACGGAAGTTGTCAAGTTTCTTGAAAATTATGAGAGTGAGACTGTCCTTTTCCACGTCAGAGAGGAGGCGATTCCACACCAAACGGTTCAGCCAATGATTGATACACTCCAAAGCTATTTCTCGTTCTATCCTGGCCATATAAAGGAAAATATGACAATGGGTTTAGGGAAAATCAAACTTGGCCAAGTTCGGGGAAAGGTAATATTTATCCCCAACTTTGACGACCAGTCTTTGGAACCGTACGCTTCAATAAATGTGGTGGGTAAGAGATCAATCGTGAGGAGTTTATCCGATCTAGATATTGGGAAACGATGGGATGAAATACAGACCAACCTCAGGAAGGCCATCAGTGGTAAGGCCGAGGACGCATTTCTTACTATTTGTGGTGGTAATTGTGGTTTCATACACTGTCCCAGTCCGTATGCAATATCTGGTCCCATCCAAGATCATCTTGATAGATTTCTGAAAGGTCTTGGGGGAACACGTCAACGATTAGGTATCATCGCAATGGATTTCCCTAGGGAAGATCTTATCCATGCCGTCATCGAAACTAATAACATTGAAAAGTAA
- the LOC144439149 gene encoding 1-phosphatidylinositol phosphodiesterase-like, translated as MGDTESTLHYDPNWMSRIPDEKSLANLSIPGTHNTMTFEGSGGPIARCQSTNWTLRKQLEAGIRFLDIRCRHFNNCLTIHHGAYFQNAHFKDVLRDVISFLSNHSSEVIIMRVKEEHTSDGNSRSMKSSVELNIGNYSGNWFYRSPRTNNSPTIGEVRGKIVILDDFGGSSDFIQYSSLKIEDHYDVATILSSSINAKFDYVEDHLQKARRGRTSTMYLTFSSGASSGAYPNAVAGRINPKLMQYLRRYPGRSRWGIIAMDFPAAEIVEAIIKSN; from the coding sequence ATGGGTGATACTGAAAGTACATTGCATTACGACCCGAATTGGATGTCAAGAATTCCAGATGAAAAGTCATTGGCAAACCTCTCCATTCCAGGTACACATAATACCATGACTTTCGAAGGGTCTGGTGGGCCAATTGCTAGATGTCAATCCACAAATTGGACACTGCGTAAGCAGCTGGAGGCTGGTATCCGTTTCCTGGATATACGCTGTAGACATTTCAACAATTGTTTGACGATTCACCATGGAGCGTATTTCCAGAACGCACACTTTAAAGATGTTCTTCGTGACGTGATCTCATTTCTCAGCAATCATTCGTCAGAAGTCATAATCATGCGGGTGAAGGAAGAACATACAAGCGATGGTAATAGCCGTAGCATGAAGAGCTCAGTAGAGTTGAATATCGGTAATTACAGTGGAAACTGGTTCTACAGATCTCCACGCACCAATAATTCCCCAACAATCGGCGAAGTCCGTGGGAAAATTGTTATTCTTGATGATTTTGGTGGATCAAGTGATTTCATTCAATATTCATCGCTCAAGATAGAAGACCATTATGATGTCGCAACTATACTTTCGTCCAGTATTAATGCCAAATTCGACTACGTGGAAGATCACTTGCAGAAGGCAAGACGTGGTAGAACCTCCACTATGTACCTTACCTTTTCGAGCGGTGCAAGTTCAGGTGCTTACCCAAATGCAGTCGCTGGTAGAATCAACCCAAAGCTGATGCAATATTTGAGACGGTATCCAGGCAGAAGTAGATGGGGGATAATAGCCATGGATTTTCCAGCAGCCGAAATCGTAGAAGCAATTATCAAATCTAATTAG
- the LOC144439147 gene encoding 1-phosphatidylinositol phosphodiesterase-like, with translation MGNKLDGVTARYPQNTFPNWMESLPDETLISDLSIPGTHGSISCYGMHNECQHWPLYSQLKAGVRFIDIGCRHYGRRFTFHEGTNYQNTMFEPVCEEVAEFLKEHSSETVLFHVREEAIPYHTSQPIVDSLEQSISKCRRQTFKGGASSLGMITLGQVRGKMVFLVDFDGVLLEPYTSINVVGKKSIVRSLSDLDIGKKWDELQTNLTKAIDGKAEDAFLTMSGGNCGFTHCPSPYAICGAIHDHLDRYLKGLDGKRQRLGIIAMDFPREDLIQAIIKTNNIELL, from the coding sequence ATGGGAAACAAACTTGACGGTGTTACTGCACGATATCCACAAAATACGTTTCCAAACTGGATGGAATCACTCCCAGATGAGACACTGATTTCAGACTTATCTATTCCCGGTACCCACGGTTCTATCAGTTGTTACGGTATGCACAATGAATGTCAGCACTGGCCTCTCTACTCGCAACTAAAAGCTGGTGTCAGATTTATTGATATTGGCTGTAGGCACTATGGGCGTCGCTTTACTTTTCACGAAGGTACAAATTACCAGAATACAATGTTCGAGCCAGTGTGTGAAGAAGTTGCCGAGTTCCTAAAAGAACACAGCAGTGAAACAGTCCTGTTCCATGTTAGGGAAGAGGCAATCCCGTATCATACATCCCAGCCGATCGTTGACTCGCTTGAACAATCTATAAGTAAATGCAGGCGACAAACATTCAAAGGTGGTGCATCGAGTTTGGGCATGATTACACTTGGACAGGTGCGCGGAAAAATGGTCTTCCTAGTTGACTTTGATGGCGTTTTACTGGAACCATACACTTCAATAAATGTGGTGGGTAAGAAATCAATCGTGAGGAGTTTGTCTGATCTAGATATTGGGAAAAAGTGGGATGAGCTACAGACAAATCTCACGAAGGCCATCGATGGTAAAGCAGAAGACGCATTTCTGACTATGAGTGGTGGCAATTGTGGCTTTACACACTGCCCCAGCCCATATGCAATTTGTGGTGCTATCCACGATCACCTTGATAGATATCTCAAAGGGCTAGATGGAAAACGTCAACGACTTGGGATCATTGCAATGGATTTCCCAAGGGAAGATCTTATTCAAGCTATCATCAAAACTAATAATATTGAATTGctgtaa